The following is a genomic window from Aminivibrio sp..
CGAGGGATCTCGCCCTTGAACTCTTTCACTGGTTTCATTGTTGACTGTCCAGGGTTTTGTGCTACGATGCAATACAAAGAGAGGAGGGGAAATCATGGCTACACTTGAGAAAACTCTGTCCATACGGCTTTCCCCGGAGGAACGCCTGGCGGCGGAGGAATACGCCAGGGAGCGAAGGATGTCCCTTGCCCAGTTTGCCCGGGAATCGATGCTTGAGAAGATCGAGGATGCCTACGACCTGAAAGTCTATACAGCCTGGCTGAAAAGCAGGCGGAAGACGGTGCCGTTTGAGGATCTTGTGAAGGAGTGCGGTTTTTCCGAGGAGGAGTTATGAGCTGCTACTCCGTGGAAATTGCCTCGGAGGCTGCGAAGAAGATCAAAAAATTCGATAGGGAGACACAGCACCTGATTTTCAGCTACATCAACCGGAATCTCCGAAATTGCGCGGACCCCCGCGCTTCAGGAAAGACGCTGACGGGACCTCTTCGGGGATTGTGGCGCTACCGGATAGGTGATTACCGTTTGCTGGCGGAGATCAGGGACGGGGAGATGCTTATCATT
Proteins encoded in this region:
- a CDS encoding type II toxin-antitoxin system RelE/ParE family toxin, whose translation is MSCYSVEIASEAAKKIKKFDRETQHLIFSYINRNLRNCADPRASGKTLTGPLRGLWRYRIGDYRLLAEIRDGEMLIIAVDVGHRSQVYSRRK
- the relB gene encoding type II toxin-antitoxin system RelB family antitoxin, with product MATLEKTLSIRLSPEERLAAEEYARERRMSLAQFARESMLEKIEDAYDLKVYTAWLKSRRKTVPFEDLVKECGFSEEEL